From Bosea sp. NBC_00550, the proteins below share one genomic window:
- the ldtR gene encoding transcriptional regulator LdtR, producing MKASVKTSDVAKTSDAELNVKPLYLESLTLVERLHRRLLDVIKDEFERRGRDDVNSVQALLLYNIGDAELSASELRTRGYYLGSNVSYNVKKLVELGYLHHARSRIDRRSVRISLTDKGTEVHDIVKGVYDKHVRTVEQIGGIAADDFERMNNALLRLERFWTDQIRYKL from the coding sequence ATGAAAGCGAGCGTCAAGACTTCAGACGTTGCCAAGACTAGCGACGCCGAACTCAACGTGAAGCCTCTTTATCTTGAGTCTCTCACGCTGGTGGAGCGGCTGCATCGCCGCCTTCTCGATGTCATCAAGGATGAGTTCGAGCGCCGCGGTCGTGACGACGTCAACAGCGTGCAGGCTCTGCTGCTCTACAACATCGGCGACGCCGAGCTCTCCGCCAGCGAACTCAGGACGCGCGGCTACTATCTCGGCTCGAACGTCTCCTACAACGTCAAGAAGCTGGTCGAGCTGGGCTATCTCCACCATGCCCGCTCGCGCATCGACCGCCGCTCGGTCCGCATCAGCCTCACAGACAAGGGCACGGAAGTGCACGATATCGTGAAGGGCGTCTACGACAAGCACGTCCGCACGGTCGAGCAGATCGGCGGCATCGCGGCCGATGATTTCGAGCGGATGAACAACGCCCTGCTGCGCCTCGAGCGCTTCTGGACCGACCAGATCCGCTACAAGCTCTGA
- a CDS encoding 2'-5' RNA ligase family protein produces MFGITISATSDALPFWELVDEASRLEPTSSIRALAYPPHITLARYQQISPDLLFAAAAAIEGQRLALTFDRIGIFDTDPIVLWLSPRADRHLLDMHDRLHKAAGSTLCDPHYRPKQWTPHLTLAMSIPSERRALALEFAERAVAPFSMTFETVECVSWPPVRVLRRLPLRR; encoded by the coding sequence ATGTTCGGCATCACGATAAGCGCGACGTCCGACGCGCTGCCATTTTGGGAGCTGGTCGACGAGGCCTCCCGGCTTGAGCCGACTTCCTCGATCCGGGCGCTGGCATACCCACCGCATATCACGCTCGCCCGATATCAGCAGATTTCTCCGGACCTGCTTTTCGCAGCCGCCGCAGCTATCGAGGGTCAGCGGCTCGCCCTGACATTCGATCGCATTGGCATTTTCGATACCGATCCAATTGTTCTCTGGCTGTCGCCGCGAGCGGATCGGCATCTACTCGACATGCATGACAGGCTGCACAAAGCAGCCGGTTCGACATTGTGCGATCCCCATTATCGACCGAAGCAATGGACGCCCCATCTTACGCTTGCGATGTCGATCCCCTCGGAGCGCCGCGCTCTGGCGCTTGAATTCGCCGAACGAGCGGTCGCGCCGTTCAGCATGACATTCGAGACGGTCGAGTGCGTTTCCTGGCCACCCGTGCGCGTGTTGCGGAGATTGCCGCTCCGACGCTGA
- a CDS encoding enoyl-CoA hydratase/isomerase family protein: MTQDQEIICEIRGAAGVVVLNRPKALNALSLGMVRELARALDAWEDDPKVTRVVVISTSEKAFSAGGDIRWLHDCGKAGRYDEMLAFWGEEYILNHRIKTYPKPYVALIDGIVMGGGVGISLHGSHRIAGDRYLFAMPEVGIGFFPDVGATYALPRLADGFGGFLALTGERIGAADALSVGLATHGVPSERMAELADALTGRGALDEILAAFAMQRGPGPLQAERTVIADAFGAKALPEVMERLGKSATDRSAFAGKLSQTIAAKSPTSVAVAFEQMRRGAGLDFAEAMRTEFRIVSRIARGHDFYEGVRAVVIDKDQAPRWQPATLDAVRQADIDAYFAPLGADELKLEG, from the coding sequence ATGACGCAGGACCAGGAGATCATTTGCGAGATCCGCGGCGCCGCCGGCGTGGTGGTGCTCAACCGGCCGAAGGCGCTGAACGCGCTGAGCCTCGGCATGGTCCGCGAGCTCGCCCGCGCGCTCGATGCTTGGGAAGACGATCCGAAGGTCACCCGCGTCGTCGTCATCAGCACCAGCGAGAAGGCCTTCTCCGCCGGGGGCGACATCCGCTGGCTGCATGATTGCGGCAAGGCCGGCCGCTACGACGAGATGCTCGCCTTCTGGGGCGAGGAATACATCCTCAACCACCGCATCAAGACTTACCCGAAGCCCTATGTCGCGCTGATCGACGGCATCGTCATGGGCGGCGGCGTCGGCATTTCCCTGCATGGCAGCCACCGTATCGCCGGTGACCGCTACCTGTTTGCGATGCCGGAGGTCGGCATCGGCTTCTTCCCCGATGTCGGCGCCACCTATGCGCTGCCGCGACTGGCTGACGGCTTCGGCGGTTTCCTCGCGCTGACGGGGGAGCGGATCGGCGCGGCCGATGCGCTCTCGGTCGGGCTCGCGACCCATGGGGTGCCGAGCGAGCGGATGGCGGAACTGGCCGATGCGCTGACGGGCCGTGGCGCGCTCGACGAGATTCTCGCGGCTTTCGCTATGCAGCGCGGACCCGGCCCCCTGCAGGCGGAGCGGACCGTGATCGCCGATGCCTTCGGGGCAAAGGCCTTGCCGGAGGTGATGGAGCGCCTTGGCAAGTCGGCCACGGATCGCAGCGCCTTCGCCGGCAAGCTATCGCAGACGATCGCCGCGAAATCCCCGACGAGCGTCGCCGTCGCCTTCGAGCAGATGCGGCGCGGCGCCGGGCTCGATTTCGCCGAGGCGATGCGCACGGAGTTTCGCATCGTCTCGCGCATCGCGCGCGGCCATGATTTCTACGAGGGTGTGCGCGCCGTGGTGATCGACAAGGACCAGGCGCCGCGCTGGCAGCCGGCGACGCTCGACGCGGTCAGGCAGGCGGATATCGACGCCTATTTCGCGCCGCTCGGCGCCGACGAACTCAAGCTGGAGGGCTGA
- a CDS encoding branched-chain amino acid ABC transporter permease, protein MRPLLLPILAVVLLALAGCGEDFDTDQMRLCRQAIPPLNPPNARIEIERATKGPVSRALRLLYRVQLGDGISRHRSIDCLFAGEGSGPGRGAMIGIASDGRPMADASFYLLRRFYLEDRAEPPPDPAAPSAEDLPAIPGGLAYGLQQGLSALPSAAIYSLLAAAYALVYGLTGRIILSFGEFAALGALSSVVGVALLLSLAISTPLSGLAVAFTVAIVVCALHGFAMGRFVLRHLERASGQQMLIATIGLAIAMSEYLRLVQGPEMRWLPPVFNTPIPLAHAGDFILTLNPLSLALAVIGLGTALGLVALIRRTAYGRAWRAVSDDAHTAALFGVDARAVHDVAIIIACAVCGMAGVIVTVIYGGMGFAGGFSLGLKALVAAILGGIGSVSGAALGGLFIAVFETAWSSTLPIEQRDLAVYSLLAIVLILRPGGFFGDGDLTPRQV, encoded by the coding sequence ATGCGCCCGCTCCTCCTGCCGATTCTGGCTGTTGTCCTGCTCGCCCTCGCGGGGTGCGGCGAGGATTTCGACACCGACCAGATGCGGCTCTGCCGACAGGCGATCCCGCCGCTCAATCCGCCGAATGCCCGCATCGAGATCGAACGGGCGACCAAGGGGCCGGTCAGTCGCGCGCTGAGGCTGCTCTACCGGGTCCAGCTCGGCGACGGCATATCGCGCCATCGCAGCATCGATTGCCTTTTCGCCGGGGAAGGCAGCGGGCCCGGCCGCGGCGCCATGATCGGCATCGCCTCCGACGGACGCCCGATGGCCGATGCCAGCTTCTATCTGCTGCGGCGCTTCTATCTCGAAGACCGGGCCGAACCACCTCCCGACCCAGCCGCGCCCTCGGCCGAAGACTTGCCGGCGATTCCGGGCGGTCTCGCCTACGGCCTGCAGCAAGGCTTGAGCGCCCTGCCCTCGGCGGCGATCTACAGCCTGCTCGCCGCGGCCTATGCTCTCGTCTATGGGCTGACCGGACGGATCATCCTCAGCTTCGGTGAGTTCGCGGCACTGGGCGCGCTGTCCTCCGTCGTCGGCGTGGCGCTCCTGCTGTCGCTCGCGATCTCGACACCGCTCTCGGGACTCGCCGTCGCCTTCACCGTTGCGATCGTCGTCTGCGCCCTGCACGGCTTCGCCATGGGCCGCTTCGTGCTGCGCCATCTCGAACGCGCCAGCGGCCAGCAGATGCTGATCGCCACGATCGGGCTCGCCATCGCGATGTCGGAGTATCTCAGGCTGGTGCAGGGGCCGGAAATGCGCTGGCTGCCGCCCGTCTTCAACACGCCGATTCCCCTGGCGCATGCCGGCGATTTCATCCTCACCTTGAACCCGCTGTCGCTGGCGCTCGCCGTCATCGGGCTCGGCACGGCGCTTGGCCTCGTCGCGCTGATCCGGCGCACGGCCTATGGCCGGGCCTGGCGGGCCGTGTCGGACGATGCGCACACTGCGGCGCTGTTTGGCGTCGATGCCCGCGCGGTTCACGACGTCGCCATCATCATCGCCTGCGCGGTCTGCGGCATGGCCGGCGTGATCGTCACCGTGATCTATGGCGGCATGGGCTTTGCGGGCGGCTTCTCGCTCGGACTCAAGGCCCTCGTCGCCGCGATCCTCGGCGGGATCGGCTCGGTCAGCGGCGCAGCGCTGGGCGGCCTCTTCATCGCCGTCTTCGAAACCGCCTGGTCGTCGACCTTGCCGATCGAACAGCGCGACCTCGCCGTCTATTCGCTGCTCGCCATCGTCCTGATCTTGCGCCCAGGCGGGTTTTTCGGCGATGGCGATCTGACACCGCGGCAGGTCTAG
- a CDS encoding MFS transporter, whose protein sequence is MESVVTAKENPIWQDPRAIALLMAASLTTMANATISPALPGLERLFAGDPNAAMLTRLLVPAPSLSVALCAPFAGIVADRFGRRAMLLAGVILFVIAGCAGLVLPDLPSIFASRLVLGVAVAFIMTAQTALIGDYFSGDDRNALTGLQISARNFGGLIFISLAGWVASISPRLPFAIYGLAAIFLPLMWLVITDPPRSAPVIGGRPMNGHDGHPSWRALLALLVLLQAATNMIFFLMPTQISFFLEMQGYESAVMTGMVLGMLMISGGCFALLYRRIQRAIDYPGIFTLGYAAMAIGFALLPFAAAAPALFTAALLIGAGYALVSPSFIAIALNLAPPSSRGLAGGILTASIFIGQFCSPLISTPLIAAHGYRGLFWNTALLLAAMAIAAGLAAGVKSMGKKG, encoded by the coding sequence ATGGAAAGCGTTGTCACAGCGAAAGAAAATCCGATCTGGCAAGACCCGCGCGCCATCGCCTTGCTGATGGCGGCCTCGCTCACCACCATGGCCAATGCGACGATCAGCCCGGCGCTGCCTGGACTGGAGCGCCTGTTCGCCGGCGACCCGAACGCGGCGATGCTGACGCGTCTGCTGGTGCCGGCGCCCTCGCTCAGCGTCGCGCTCTGCGCGCCCTTCGCCGGGATCGTGGCGGACCGATTCGGACGGCGCGCGATGCTTCTGGCCGGCGTCATCCTGTTCGTCATCGCCGGATGCGCCGGCCTCGTCCTGCCGGACCTGCCGTCGATCTTCGCAAGCCGCCTCGTCCTCGGCGTCGCGGTCGCCTTCATCATGACCGCACAGACCGCGCTCATCGGCGACTATTTCAGCGGGGATGATCGCAACGCGCTGACGGGTTTGCAGATCTCCGCCCGGAACTTCGGCGGGCTCATCTTCATCTCGCTGGCGGGCTGGGTGGCGTCGATATCCCCTCGCCTGCCCTTCGCCATCTACGGACTCGCCGCGATCTTCCTGCCCTTGATGTGGCTGGTCATCACCGATCCGCCCCGCAGCGCGCCGGTGATTGGCGGCAGACCGATGAATGGCCACGATGGACATCCGTCCTGGCGCGCCCTGCTCGCCCTGCTGGTGCTGCTCCAGGCTGCGACGAACATGATCTTCTTCCTGATGCCCACCCAGATCTCGTTCTTCCTGGAGATGCAGGGTTATGAGAGTGCGGTCATGACCGGCATGGTTCTGGGCATGCTCATGATCTCCGGCGGCTGCTTCGCGCTGCTCTATCGGCGAATCCAGCGGGCGATCGATTATCCCGGCATCTTCACGCTGGGTTATGCCGCGATGGCGATCGGCTTCGCGCTGTTGCCCTTCGCAGCGGCGGCTCCGGCGTTGTTTACGGCGGCATTGCTGATCGGCGCCGGCTACGCGCTGGTGTCGCCGAGCTTTATCGCCATCGCGCTGAACCTCGCACCGCCCTCCTCGCGAGGGCTGGCCGGCGGCATCCTGACCGCCTCGATCTTCATCGGCCAGTTCTGCTCTCCGCTGATCAGCACGCCGCTGATCGCCGCACATGGCTATCGGGGGTTGTTCTGGAACACCGCTCTGCTTCTGGCTGCGATGGCGATCGCGGCGGGGCTGGCAGCGGGCGTGAAATCAATGGGCAAGAAGGGCTAG
- the hemB gene encoding porphobilinogen synthase, producing the protein MESRVVRPFPLPRSRQDEAPAAPSLGLTRRMRRNRKAEWSRRLVRESVLTTDDLIWPIFLMDSSDARTPVEWMPGVDRLNIQEAVRQAAEAAALGIPAIAPFPFVDKALRDPTGSEAFNINNLMCRAVRAIKAEVPQIGIICDAALDPYTSHGHDGVMDGERVLNDASVHILVQQSQALADAGADVIAPSDMMDGRVAAIRAALDGDGHEDVQIMAYAAKYASAFYGPFRDAIGTNATLIGDKRTYQMDPANSDEAIAEVMLDLEEGADMVMIKPGLPYLDVVARVKDHFRVPTFAYQVSGEYAMIMAAANNGWLDGEKAMLESLMAFKRAGADGVLTYFAPRVAKKLKAAV; encoded by the coding sequence ATGGAATCCCGGGTCGTGCGGCCTTTCCCCCTTCCCCGTTCCCGCCAGGACGAGGCGCCCGCGGCGCCGTCGCTCGGGCTCACCCGCCGCATGCGCCGCAACCGCAAGGCCGAATGGTCGCGCCGGCTGGTGCGGGAATCTGTGCTGACGACGGACGACCTGATCTGGCCGATCTTCCTGATGGATTCCTCCGACGCCCGCACGCCGGTGGAATGGATGCCCGGCGTCGACCGGCTCAACATCCAGGAGGCCGTGCGGCAGGCCGCCGAGGCCGCCGCGCTCGGCATCCCGGCCATCGCGCCCTTCCCCTTCGTCGACAAGGCGCTGCGCGATCCGACGGGCTCGGAAGCGTTCAACATCAACAACCTGATGTGCCGCGCGGTGCGCGCCATCAAGGCCGAGGTGCCGCAGATCGGCATCATCTGCGACGCCGCGCTCGACCCCTACACCTCGCACGGCCATGACGGCGTCATGGATGGCGAGCGCGTCCTCAACGACGCCAGCGTCCATATTCTCGTCCAGCAGTCACAGGCGCTCGCCGATGCCGGCGCCGACGTCATCGCGCCCTCCGACATGATGGACGGGCGTGTCGCGGCGATCCGCGCCGCGCTCGATGGCGACGGCCATGAGGACGTGCAGATCATGGCCTATGCGGCGAAATATGCCTCGGCCTTCTACGGCCCGTTCCGCGATGCGATCGGCACCAACGCCACCCTCATTGGCGACAAGCGCACCTACCAGATGGACCCGGCCAACTCCGACGAGGCGATCGCCGAGGTGATGCTCGACCTCGAAGAGGGCGCCGACATGGTGATGATCAAGCCCGGCCTGCCCTATCTCGACGTGGTGGCGCGGGTGAAGGACCACTTCCGCGTGCCGACCTTCGCCTACCAGGTCTCCGGCGAGTACGCGATGATCATGGCGGCCGCGAACAATGGCTGGCTCGACGGCGAAAAGGCGATGCTGGAGAGCCTGATGGCCTTCAAGCGTGCCGGTGCCGACGGCGTGCTGACCTATTTTGCGCCGCGCGTGGCGAAGAAGCTGAAAGCGGCGGTCTGA
- a CDS encoding L,D-transpeptidase family protein, protein MSQLSLTRRETVLALLSGAATAAAAPALAQQAEWRQSYDAGMRNAVLRSSTPMLSSESLQATEEAITAYRDLAARGGWPQVQLPDRMSVGAKGPGVVALRRRLIVTGDLDAAAGDSPIYDSYVEAGVRRFQSRVGLSTTGTINRATVVALNVPIDRRIRQLETNVVRLRSWSGNLGGRYVVANIPAAMVETVENGHVATRHAAGVGKIDRQSPLLQTKIPEINFNPTWTVPASIIRKDLIPKMRKEPSYLTENKIRIISPNGGEISPASVNWNSDEATRYTFRQDPGGDFNSLGFVRINIPSPHGVYMHDTPSKGIFGDDYRFVSSGCMRVQNVRDYVAWLLKNTAGWDRARIDETIQSGQRVNARISDPVSCYWVYVTAWATADGGVQFRDDIYNKDGLGPAPVAALQGDQDI, encoded by the coding sequence ATGTCGCAACTGAGCCTGACCCGCCGCGAAACCGTGCTGGCCCTTCTCTCGGGCGCCGCAACGGCCGCTGCAGCCCCGGCGCTCGCCCAGCAGGCCGAGTGGCGCCAGAGCTACGACGCGGGCATGCGCAATGCCGTGTTGCGCTCCTCGACGCCGATGCTGTCGTCCGAGTCGCTGCAGGCGACCGAGGAGGCGATCACGGCCTACCGCGATCTCGCCGCGCGCGGCGGCTGGCCGCAGGTTCAGCTTCCCGATCGCATGAGCGTCGGTGCCAAGGGGCCGGGCGTGGTCGCCCTGCGCCGCCGCCTGATCGTCACCGGCGACCTCGATGCCGCTGCCGGCGACAGCCCGATCTATGATTCCTACGTCGAGGCCGGTGTCCGCCGCTTCCAGTCCCGCGTCGGGCTTTCGACCACCGGTACGATCAACCGCGCGACGGTGGTTGCGCTCAACGTGCCGATCGACCGCCGCATCCGCCAGCTCGAGACCAATGTCGTCCGGCTGCGCAGCTGGTCCGGCAATCTCGGCGGCCGCTATGTCGTCGCCAACATCCCCGCCGCGATGGTGGAGACGGTCGAGAACGGCCATGTCGCGACACGCCACGCCGCCGGCGTCGGCAAGATCGACCGCCAGTCGCCGCTGCTGCAGACCAAGATTCCGGAAATCAATTTCAACCCGACCTGGACGGTTCCCGCCTCGATCATCCGCAAGGATCTGATCCCGAAGATGCGCAAGGAGCCGAGCTACCTCACCGAGAACAAGATCCGCATCATCTCGCCCAATGGCGGCGAGATTTCGCCCGCCAGCGTGAACTGGAATTCGGACGAAGCGACGCGCTACACCTTCCGGCAGGACCCGGGCGGCGACTTCAACTCGCTCGGCTTCGTACGCATCAACATCCCGAGCCCGCACGGCGTCTACATGCATGACACGCCGTCGAAGGGCATCTTCGGCGACGATTACCGCTTCGTCTCCTCGGGCTGCATGCGCGTGCAGAACGTGCGTGACTACGTCGCCTGGCTGCTGAAGAACACGGCCGGCTGGGATCGCGCCAGGATCGACGAGACCATCCAGTCCGGCCAGCGCGTCAATGCGCGTATTTCCGACCCCGTGTCCTGCTACTGGGTCTATGTCACCGCCTGGGCGACCGCCGATGGCGGCGTGCAGTTCCGCGACGACATCTACAACAAGGACGGCCTCGGCCCCGCGCCGGTCGCAGCCCTGCAGGGCGATCAGGATATCTGA
- a CDS encoding helix-turn-helix domain-containing protein: MLLLDIGEVAERSGVPASALRYYEEIGLIRSEGRRGLRRQYDPDVLLRLSLIGLGKTAAFSLEEIAAMFGADGQPNIPREQLRARANELQRQMVGLRTLRDALRHVADCRAPTHLECPTFRALLKTASRRPLVYHPSRPDTEKKLLPKRRKPVGR, from the coding sequence ATGCTGTTGCTGGATATCGGTGAGGTCGCGGAACGCTCCGGCGTGCCGGCCTCGGCCTTGCGCTATTACGAGGAGATCGGCCTGATCCGCTCGGAGGGGCGGCGCGGGTTGCGGCGGCAGTACGATCCCGATGTGCTGCTCAGGCTGTCGTTGATCGGCCTCGGCAAGACCGCGGCCTTCTCGCTCGAGGAGATCGCCGCGATGTTCGGGGCGGACGGGCAGCCGAACATCCCGCGCGAGCAGCTGCGGGCCCGGGCCAACGAATTGCAACGGCAGATGGTCGGCCTTAGGACGTTGCGCGACGCTCTGCGCCATGTTGCCGACTGCCGCGCGCCGACTCACCTGGAATGCCCGACTTTCCGGGCGCTGTTGAAGACGGCCTCGCGCAGACCGCTCGTCTATCACCCGTCCCGACCGGATACGGAGAAGAAACTGCTGCCGAAGCGGCGAAAGCCGGTAGGTCGATGA
- a CDS encoding DUF6163 family protein — translation MGLGGDGEALRGARAGEDGAKRQGRWRLLLVWFLRLLSAFWLAKGLTAWAVIFGLPGNPQPPFESRLLSYQAIIVYFAVIDLVAAVGLWLTSTWGGVLWLLAAISQMLLSFFFPRFVPMTVWLIALYIGLMAVYFLATWAAENEAE, via the coding sequence TTGGGGCTAGGCGGTGACGGCGAGGCCCTGCGCGGGGCGCGGGCTGGCGAGGATGGCGCAAAGCGGCAGGGCCGCTGGCGGCTCCTGCTCGTCTGGTTCCTGCGCCTGCTGTCGGCCTTCTGGCTGGCCAAGGGCCTGACCGCCTGGGCGGTGATCTTCGGCCTGCCCGGCAATCCGCAGCCGCCCTTCGAAAGCCGCCTGCTGAGCTATCAGGCCATCATCGTGTATTTCGCGGTGATCGATCTCGTCGCTGCCGTCGGGCTCTGGCTGACCTCGACCTGGGGCGGCGTGCTCTGGCTGCTGGCCGCGATCAGCCAGATGCTGCTGAGCTTCTTCTTCCCGCGCTTCGTGCCGATGACCGTCTGGCTGATCGCCCTCTATATCGGGCTGATGGCGGTCTACTTCCTGGCGACCTGGGCGGCGGAGAACGAGGCCGAGTAA